The Actinomycetota bacterium DNA segment TGGACGTCAATCCCGCATTACCAACAATCATGTTTGCCCATGTTGTGTGACTTGCGTTGTATGGGAATGTGTAGGTCACATACTTACCGAAAGCATCAGTTCCGACGGAGGTCGTACTATCTCCACTTGGACCGCTAACAGTAACCGGGCTATTGAAGTCCAAGTATGCCGGAGCGACCCAGTATGAGTATGGGTTGACGGCAGTGTCGTTCAAGTCTGAACGAGTAGCTAAGTACACCTTTGGATAGGTCGAAGTATTTCCATCGTAATGAACAACGACCGTCTGAGTTGTTGGACGATTCGGACTTGGATTAATTGAACCGAACGGATCGCTGTTGCTAACCGTGCTGTCATAATTACGTATCCAGATTTCATCATTTGCACTAGCCAGGGTGCGGTAACGATCGGAAGCCGAACCAGCATCCTTTACGAATGCCCCCTGCTGAGTCCAGACCAAGAAACCAACCTGCTGGATGTTGCTACCTGTGTAGGTAATCTTCGCAACGCCACCGTAAGAGTCGTAGCCAAGGGCATCAACAGATGTTTCAGGTGACTGGGTGCTAAAGGTTCCCGTCACTGAAATACCGCTTGTGGTTCCAGTACCAGTCTGGATCCAAGAGTGGATGTAAGTGTTCAGATTCGTGAAGTCCTGCTTGTTGTAGTGGATAGTCAACGTTGCAGTTGAGTATCCAGCCACTGTGAAACCAGAATTGGTAGCGGTTCCGCCAGCAGTGGTGACTACTACTGACTGTGAACCAAACGCCAAACTTGATGGCACAGTCACAGCCACCGCTGTTGCGGTATTGGAAGTTACTGTCGCACTCGCTCCACCGATTGTGACAGTTGCACTGCCCAGATTGGTTCCATTAATTGTTAAGGTTCCACCGCGCTGAACGCTTGATGCACTTAGTGAAGAGATAGTTGGGGCAGCCAACACTGTGAACGCTGAACTTACAGTTCCGCCCGCAGTTGTTACTACTACATTTCCAGATCCGACAGTGGCGCCCGCTGGAACGGTAGTCGTAATCGAGGTGGCGGTATTTGCAGTTACTGTCGCGGCAGCGCCTCCAATGGTAACCGTTGCATTCGACAAGTAAGTACCGGTGATAGTCAGTGAAGCTGCAGCCAGACCACTCGTAGGACTTACTGAGCTAATAGTTGGCACACCATAAGTAGTGACACTTACATTGGCCGTATTGGTGTTGAAGTTCGAGGTATCCGTTGGAGTGAAAGTAACCGAGTAACTTGCCGTACCAATTGCTGGAACTGTGCTTGGTGAAGTCCAGGTAAATGAACCGGCTACCGAAGCACCCGAACTACTTGCTGAACCGCCAGACAAAATTGATGAAGACAGACTCTGCCCAGTCACCAAACCACCAGCAGTTGGGGCAACAAGTGTTGGCGTTGCCTTGTTTACAGTCACGCTCACCTGAATGGCAGTTACATTGTTGTAGTTACTGGTGTCACTTGGTGTGAAAGTTACGCTCTGATTTGCCGTTCCGGCGCTAGGAGTTGCGCTCGGTGAGGCGTAAGCGAAGCTACCAGCAACAGTTGCCGATCCTCCGCCAAGCGTTGCCGTGCTTAACGCTGCACCATATGTAATTGGCGCAGCAGTAGGAGTCGCAGTGACGCTTGGCGTGGCCTTTGCAACTGCCACGCTGACATTGAATACCACCGTGTCATAGACAGTGTTATCAGATGGCGTGAAGGTCACGCTCTGATTTGCCGTTCCAGCATTTGGCGCTGTTGTTGGTGAAGTGAATGCGAATGAACCGGAAACACTTGCCGAGCCACCTGTAAGTGACGAATCCGCCAAAGTCTGGCCATAAGTTATGCCACCAGCAGTTGGGGTCGCAGTAACAGTTGGAACTGTCTTGTTAACCGTAAATGAGCTACCACTAGAAGTTCCACCAGCTGCAACAACAGTTATGCTTTGCGCTCCATTAGCAGCAGCAGTAGGAACTGTGGCAGTGATCGAGGTAACACTATTTACTGTGTATGAAGTTGCCGAAACTGAACCGAACTTAACCGCAGTTACGCTGTTGTAGAAGTTACCTGTGATTGTTATTGAGTCGCCACGAATTCCACTTACTGCGCTGAGTGAAGTAATTGTTGGTGTGGCTGCCGTAACAGTAAGTCCGGCTCCAGATGATGATCCCGCACCGGTGGTGAGGATGACACTGTTAGCACCAGTTGTCGCGTCGGCAGGAACCCTGACCACCAAACTTGTATCATTTGGCGCTGGGCTTGGATTAGTGGTGATGGTTGCACTCTGCCCACCAATTGTTACACCCGTTACCCCATCAAAGTCGGTACCAGTGATGGTTACCAGATCACCCTGAGCTGCTGTACTTGGGCTCAGATTTGTGATGACTGGCGTTGCAACCGTGACCGTAATACTGATGTTGAAATTAACCGAGTTGTAGTTGGTCGTATCGGTTGGTGTGAAAGTGACTGCAACGCTCTGCGTGCCTTGAGCCGGAGTCGCTGCTGGAGTGGCGTAAGCAAAAGTACCAGCAACAGTGGCTGCGCCACCTGACAAACCTATTTGACTCAAGGTGTTACCAACACGAATCGGACTCTTTGTAGGAGTTGGCGTTGCAGTAACTGTAGGCGTTACTTTAGCGACAGCGACGTTGATTGTGAAATCAACAGTGTTGTAGTTAGTCGTATCAGTCGGAGTGAATCGAACCGTTGCCGAGTATGTACCCGCATTCGGCCTTGCCGCTGGTGTTGCATAGGCGAACGAACCAGCAACCGAAGCTGCCCCACCTGATAGTGTCGCAGAACTTAACGAATCGCCATAAGTGATGCCGGCAGCGCTAGGAGTTGAAGTCACCGAAGGCGTTGCCTTATTCGTTGTAACACTGACACTGAATGTTGTCGTGTTGTAGTTCGCGGTATCCGTCGGTGTGAAAGTGACACTGTAACTTGCAGTTCCAGTTGCCGGAGTTGCTCCAGGCGTAGCAAAAGCAAACGAACCAGCAACAGAAGCTACACCGCCAGTAAGTGATGATGAAGTCAAAGTTTGACCGTATGTGATCGCACTGGCAGCAGGTGTGGTGTTGATAGTTGGAGTTGTTTTTCCAACAACAAGCGATGTTGTCGTACTCGCGCTATTAAAACCAGTTGTGTCAGTTGGCGTGAAGGTGACTGAATAGCTTGCAGTACCTGCAGTTGGCACTGCGCTAGGTGTCGCCCACGCGAAAGTACCGGCAACCGTGACACCGTTGATCGAAGCCGATCCACCCGACAGGGTCGAAGTTGACAGTGCTGCACCGTAGTTAATTCCGGTTGCACTTGGCGCAACGAGAGTTGGCGTGCCCTTAGTGACGGTTACTGAGGTTGATGCAGAACCACCGCTGGTAGTTGCCACGACTGAACCAGCAGCAACTGGCGCATTGGTTGGCACAGTTATCACAGGCGTGGTTGCACTTGCTGAGGTAACTGTCGCTGCAACGCCGCCAACGGTGAACGTAGCACCGGTCAAGTTCGTACCAGTCACGGTGATGCTCTGGCCACGGACCGGAGTTGTCGAGCTAAGTGAAGTAATAGTTGGGGCAGCCGTCAAGGTGAATGAACCAGCAGACGTTACAGATCCACCACCATTAGTGACCACGACGTCCTGAGCGCCAGCACTTAGTCCTGCAGGAACAAGTACCGATATGGATGCAGCACTTGCAGTAGGTGCGGGGGAAACGGTTGCCGAGACGCCACCGATAGTTACGGTTGGCTGTGAAGTGCGCGCTGGGATTGCATTGCTTGGAACTAAGTTGGTGCCAGCGATCGTTAGAGTATCGCCAGCTTTACCAGCTGAGCCGGAGCCAAAAGTTGAGTTGGTTACTGAGGTAACAGTTGGCGCTGAACCATAAGGGTTGAACGAGAAAGCCGCATCTCCTGAGTAACTACTTGAGTCGCCAGTTAATAACCATAGATCTGTAGAGGCAACGTTGGTGCCCGTATTGGTTGAAATCCAGCGATTACCTACTGAACCCGCCGGAGAAGTCTTGCCACCATCTTTATTGGTGTAATTGTTGTCATCAGCGACAATCATGTACAAGCCGCTTAATTGACCTGGGTAATAAGCAGTTAGCGGAACAGTAATCCAGCGCCCGTATGAATCTGAACCTGAAGCGCTCGGGGCAGTGTATCCCGATGGGGAGGTGCCATCTAGTCGGTACCAAGTTCCATTTACGAAGTTGGATGAGTTACCAATCTTGGATTGACCAGCAACGAGGATTGCTTTTGTGGTTGAGGATTGATCCCAGTGAATCTTCATACTGGTCTTTTGGCTACCTGACGCTATAGGGGACATCGGGTCTGAGGTGTAAACCGTTCCATCGCCAAGTTTTAGCCAAACGTCTTGGCTATTTGAAGTTACCGAAATGAAGCGGTCGTAATTTTGATCGACGTTGCCCCAGTTACCTTGATAAGCAATTTTGAAGCCGATGCTGGTGAAGTTCGAGACACTTGTGTAGTTCAACGTTGCGAGAGACCCATAAGTATCAGCACCACTGAATGGGGTAAACGTACCAAAGGCGTTTGGTCCCTGAGTGGCAGTACCACCGGCATTCCATGTGTAAATCTGCCAGTTCTGCATCGTGGCGATTGTGTCAGTGCTATTTGTGTAAAGATGCACACGCACAGTCGTATTTCCGCTCACTGCGTTAGCTGGCGCGGCAGTGATGCCAGTTACAACTAACGCTGCTGCAATAGCAGTCCCTAAAATTCGACGCAATGATTTCTTTGATGATGTCAATACCGACATTTCAATCCCCTTCTAATCTGCCGCACTCGTCAGTGCGGCAGTTAAATGCAGAATATTTACCTGACTCTTGGGTCAGTGTCTTATTCCTTTGTTTAGACAATAAAAGGTAACTACCCCATAGACAAGGGAAAATAACAATTATTTTTAACGATATCGTTATTCGATTTGTGAAAGCGGTTTCATAAAATGCCTGGGAAATACGTGGTTAAATGCAGGCTTTTCCTGGCTAATTACGATTGCGGTTTAAAAGTGGCTGAGCGGGATCCCAAATTTGTCCTGTTTTTGCATCCAGTTTTCGGCGAGCTAAGCCTGACAGCACCTCTAATACCACCCGATTACCCAGCAGTGCAGTGATGTCCGCATGGTCGTACGGCGGTGCGACTTCGACGATATCCATGCCACAAAGAGGCAGCTCGTAGGCAATGCGCCGAACTGCATCCAGAAGCTGGCGAGACGAAAGCCCACCTGGTTCCGGAGTACCGGTGCCAGGTGCTGAGCCGGGATCGACGACATCAATGTCCACACTTAGAAATATCGAATCGCATTCTGTCAACGCCAACTCGCATGCTTCAGACAAACAAGTCTCAAATCCGCGACTAACAATTTCCGACATTTCATAGGAGCGCATGTTCTGCTCAGCCATCCAGTCGAGAACTTCAGGTGGCGGCCAATATCCACGCAAACCAATTTGAATAAATCGATCACCACGAACCGCGCCGCTCTCTATCAACTGACGCATTGGATGGCCATGTCCAATTAGTGAACCAAAAGTGATGTCCCCGGTGTCCGCGTGTGCATCAAAGTGAATCACTCCAACTTTGCCCCAGTTGTTGGTGCCGCGAGCAACTCCAGTTACATCAGGCCAAGTAATTGTGTGGTCACCGCCCAGTACTAAGGGCATCGCACCAGATCGCGAAATCTTCTCGATCACCAGCTCTAGGTCGGCACATGATTTTGCTGCATCACCTGAAAACATTTCAACATCGCCGGCATCTACAACCCGGATGTCCGTTAACCCATCTACCGCCATTGCCAAACTTGGACGCGATCCGTCAAATTCAAGATAGCAAGCTTCCCGCATTGCTTTTGGCCCAAACCGAGCACCAGCTCGATAACTAGTTCCGCCATCAAAAGGTGCGCCAACAATAACTACGTCTGCATCAGCGTATGTAGTTTGATCATCTAAATCAATTGCGTCAACACCAAGAAAAGTAATGTCAGGACCAAACATTGCGCCATAGCGTGTCATGGTTTTAGCGTACTGCTTGGGATCAATCCATAAGACAAAAACGCGAATAGAATTTTAGGGCCCATCAGAGCAGGTAACATCTGTGCGCGCGCGTCCAATCAAGAAGTATTGATCAACATAGTTGTCGATACAGTCCGAGCCTTGGAAGTATGCGGTATGGCCATCGCCAATGTAAGTCAGCAACTCGCTATTAGCCAACTGATCATTTAAAGCTTGCGCCCAAGCATATGGAGTTGCCGGGTCATACTTGGTGCCAAGGACGAGAATTTTCTGCGAGCCTTTTGCTGAAATTGCCTTCGGGCGTCCAGTTCCCTTTACTGGCCAATAAGTGCAGCCGAGATTGCTCCAAGCAAGCGGGGCACCAAATACGGGTGCCTTCTTGGACCAGGCTTGAGCATAAGAAATAGTTTGAGCTAACGAAGTTCGGTCCGGTCGGTCGAGACAAGAGACTGCGTAAATAGCCTCGTTGCCGTTATCTGTGTAATGCCCATCGGTATCGCGGCTGATGTAGCGATCGGCGCTTGCTGCCAAACTTGTGTAGTCGCCTTCAAGTGCAGTCAATAACGCGGAACGTAATTCTGGCCAACCATATTGTTTATCGTAGAGATTTCCTAAGACGCCGGTAAAAGCTAATCCCTCTGTGAATATTCGTCCGCCATCAAGCTTGGCTGGCTTTCGATCAAGAGCTTTGAACATGCCACTAATTTGGGCCAAAGCGGTATCAGAATTTTTACTCAGTGGGCATTCAGCCTCAGCAGCGCAATCCACAACAAATCTGCGAAGTGCCATTTCGAAAGCTACCGCTTGGTCGAGCGCTAATGTTTTCAGCGACAACTTAGGGTCAATCGCCCCGTCTAACATCATGCGACCTACTCGCTTAGGAAATAAGTCGGCATAGGTAGCACCTAGGAAAGTTCCATAACTTTTACCAAACCAATTTAACTTCTCATCACCAAGTGCTTGTCGCAGAATGTCAATATCTTTCGCAGCGCTTACCGTGTCCATGTACTTGAGAATTTTTGGAGACCTTGTCAGGCAGCCCTGTCCCAGTGACTTTGAAAGTTTCTGCATGCGCGCAATTTCTGCCGCGTTATCTGGCGCCGGGTCTAGTGAAAGTAAAGTATCGAGCTGCTTGTCCGACAAACACTTAATCGGGTTGCTTTTGCCCACTCCACGAGGATCAAAGCCAACCACATCGAAGTTGTCACGAAGCAGCGGTGTCATTATGTAGTCAACGGCGAGCGCATAGTCGATTCCTGACCCACCTGGCCCACCGGGATTGACAACGAGTGAACCTCGCGACATGCCCGGTGGAGCTTGATGTCGGACAACCTGCAAGAAGATTGATTCCGATTTTGGATTCAAATAATCAAGTGGAACTTCAAGTCTGGTGCACTCAAAGCCGTCACCACATTTAGTCCACTTCAGTTGCTGAGAATAAAACTTGGACAGCTTTCCGAAATTCTGTAGTTTGACTGAGGGGCTCGTGCTAGGAGTCGGCTCCACTTTGTTATTCGGCTTAGCCAAAAGCGCGGCTGCCAGACCAATAGAAATTAAGGCTATAAGTGAAATCAGGGTAGCCATGCGCTTGGTCATCCGGTTTCTCCCACTTTTGATAGCAATGGTTGAAATAACGCAACTAAGAGTGATTCAAAGACGAGTTGAGCTGAGACGTTGGCCAAAAGTTGATCTCGCGCTTGAGTTATTGAATCAATCTGACTCAAAGTGACCGAAGGTGAGGTCCGAGTTGCTAGTTCGGTAATTGAGTCAAATAGTTCAGCATTGATTAGTTCTACCGCAGAGCCAGTCTGAATCACTAAAACATCTCGGTAGACCGCGGTAAGGTCTAACAGAATCCGATCGTATTGGTCGTTTAATAATCTTCGATGACGAGTCTTGGCTCGCTTTTCTAAATCTTTTAGCGCGGACTTCATTTGTCGATTTGTGGCCGCTAGTCCTTTGCCTTGCGAACCGTCGCCATAGGCCATTCGGATATCCGATTCATCACTTTGATCTAACGGCAGAGCAAGAGCATCTGCATCCGCATTAGCCATTTCTACAATTCGACTGGCTAACTCAAAACACATAGCAACCGAGTGCAACCGAAATGGCACATCCACAACAGCCTTGCGCCGATCTCGAACCTCTTGGCTCGTTGCCAGCGCTCGAGCTCGACCAATGTGACCCTGTGCTACTCGGGCAGCCCAGTTTGCTATTTCTGGCTCAACTCCATATTTGCTTGAAAGTTGATTTACTACGTCCTTGAGCTCTGGGGTAACCAACGAGATGTGTCGACACCGACTGCGAATGGTGTCAAATACGTCTTCAACTGTTGGGGCGCACAAAATCCAAACAGTTGCAACCGGTGGTTCTTCTAAACTCTTGAGCAAAGTTGAGGCGGCATCAACTCTAAATCGATCAACATCTTCGATTACGAAAACATGCCAAGGCGACCGAGTTGGCGAAAGTGCCGAACGTTCAATTAGAGCGACAGCATCGTCGATTGCATAATTGATTCCTTCTGGAATGATGTGCTCGACATCTGAATGGGTTCCCGAAATTACATTGCGGCAATCAGAACATTGACCACAACCTCCAGTTGGACAAACTAAAGACTGAGCAAATGCCATTGCTAGCGTGCTACGTCCACTTCCTGGTGGACCAGTAATTAACCATGCATGTGTCATGCCACTATCTGCACTTGCAGATTTGAGTTCAGCGACTGCGTGATCCTGACCGATCACTGAATTAAAAACGCTCATCGATTTTTCAACTCGGCTAAAACAGCAGTTGCTATCTGCTCCGAGATCGCCTCGATTGGCAAGGTTGCATCAATAACGATGTGAGCGGACTGCGTAATCTGTGCTAACTCACGGAACGCTTGCTGAGTTTGCATATGAAAATCAAGGGACTGGATTTCCATGCGGTCGGTGCCTTTGCGGCGATCCATACTGACCTGTGCTGGTACATCCAAGTAAATAGTGAAATCGGGTAATAGACCTTCTGTTGCCCATTCGCTGAGTTGGCGAATGTAAGTGCCTCCTAGATCGCGACCGTACCCTTGGTAAGCGACCGAAGATTCAAGGTAACGATCACAAATTACGATTGAGCCTGCTAGCAAAGCTGGTCGAATCAAATTAGCTG contains these protein-coding regions:
- the speB gene encoding agmatinase; protein product: MTRYGAMFGPDITFLGVDAIDLDDQTTYADADVVIVGAPFDGGTSYRAGARFGPKAMREACYLEFDGSRPSLAMAVDGLTDIRVVDAGDVEMFSGDAAKSCADLELVIEKISRSGAMPLVLGGDHTITWPDVTGVARGTNNWGKVGVIHFDAHADTGDITFGSLIGHGHPMRQLIESGAVRGDRFIQIGLRGYWPPPEVLDWMAEQNMRSYEMSEIVSRGFETCLSEACELALTECDSIFLSVDIDVVDPGSAPGTGTPEPGGLSSRQLLDAVRRIAYELPLCGMDIVEVAPPYDHADITALLGNRVVLEVLSGLARRKLDAKTGQIWDPAQPLLNRNRN
- a CDS encoding alpha/beta hydrolase is translated as MTKRMATLISLIALISIGLAAALLAKPNNKVEPTPSTSPSVKLQNFGKLSKFYSQQLKWTKCGDGFECTRLEVPLDYLNPKSESIFLQVVRHQAPPGMSRGSLVVNPGGPGGSGIDYALAVDYIMTPLLRDNFDVVGFDPRGVGKSNPIKCLSDKQLDTLLSLDPAPDNAAEIARMQKLSKSLGQGCLTRSPKILKYMDTVSAAKDIDILRQALGDEKLNWFGKSYGTFLGATYADLFPKRVGRMMLDGAIDPKLSLKTLALDQAVAFEMALRRFVVDCAAEAECPLSKNSDTALAQISGMFKALDRKPAKLDGGRIFTEGLAFTGVLGNLYDKQYGWPELRSALLTALEGDYTSLAASADRYISRDTDGHYTDNGNEAIYAVSCLDRPDRTSLAQTISYAQAWSKKAPVFGAPLAWSNLGCTYWPVKGTGRPKAISAKGSQKILVLGTKYDPATPYAWAQALNDQLANSELLTYIGDGHTAYFQGSDCIDNYVDQYFLIGRARTDVTCSDGP
- a CDS encoding DNA polymerase III subunit delta', whose protein sequence is MSVFNSVIGQDHAVAELKSASADSGMTHAWLITGPPGSGRSTLAMAFAQSLVCPTGGCGQCSDCRNVISGTHSDVEHIIPEGINYAIDDAVALIERSALSPTRSPWHVFVIEDVDRFRVDAASTLLKSLEEPPVATVWILCAPTVEDVFDTIRSRCRHISLVTPELKDVVNQLSSKYGVEPEIANWAARVAQGHIGRARALATSQEVRDRRKAVVDVPFRLHSVAMCFELASRIVEMANADADALALPLDQSDESDIRMAYGDGSQGKGLAATNRQMKSALKDLEKRAKTRHRRLLNDQYDRILLDLTAVYRDVLVIQTGSAVELINAELFDSITELATRTSPSVTLSQIDSITQARDQLLANVSAQLVFESLLVALFQPLLSKVGETG
- a CDS encoding dTMP kinase; the encoded protein is MTSGFFIAFEGGEGAGKSTQADLLAKRLVGEGFSAVVTREPGGTPTAEKIREVLLDPAITDMPDQTEALLFAAARADHAANLIRPALLAGSIVICDRYLESSVAYQGYGRDLGGTYIRQLSEWATEGLLPDFTIYLDVPAQVSMDRRKGTDRMEIQSLDFHMQTQQAFRELAQITQSAHIVIDATLPIEAISEQIATAVLAELKNR